In Holophagales bacterium, one DNA window encodes the following:
- a CDS encoding HAMP domain-containing protein — MATAQPDPLPSRPLARRLGFRLAVALSLSAMAVLAAGLVWNLQLQRQHLTLLVERRAAEIVDLILASTRHSMLENNAAELQRQLGRFAGTASVRRARVFDKQGEIRHSSDLAETGRMVDLSAEQCVSCHAAGKPLTHLDVPQRSRTFRTAEGERVLGVILPIRNEASCSSAACHAHPVDRTILGVLDVQMSLASVDESLATSERQLFAGLIGTVAALLGLTWLLVWRFVLRPVGELTAAAPLLASGDFSARVPDRSTDELGELARAWNHMAVRLGAAHAELNEWGHRLEQRVDDKTRELADAHARMLLVEKMASLGKLAAIVAHELNNPLAGIATYARLLRRRQAEAAAAADGEPAAAAPQGAADTERILKLVEEEAMRCGNIVRNLLLFSRTPGARIAPEEIAPIVERVAMLVRHQFELQDVELRQELAPGLPRLPCDGAQMQQMLLALTMNALEATPGGGKVTIAADTVDDRLRLRVSDTGRGIEAEHLPHVFEPFYTTKESGAGVGLGLAVVYGIVERHGGTIDVASTPGVGTTFTAYLPLTRNTPSGDSEATA; from the coding sequence ATGGCGACCGCTCAGCCGGATCCTCTCCCCAGCCGCCCGCTCGCGCGGCGCCTGGGCTTCCGGCTGGCGGTCGCTCTTTCGCTCTCCGCCATGGCGGTGCTCGCCGCCGGCCTCGTCTGGAACCTCCAGCTTCAACGCCAGCACCTGACCCTTCTCGTCGAACGTCGGGCCGCGGAGATCGTCGACCTGATCCTCGCTTCCACCCGGCATTCGATGCTGGAGAACAACGCGGCCGAGCTGCAGCGCCAGCTCGGCCGTTTCGCCGGAACGGCGAGCGTGCGGCGCGCCCGGGTGTTCGACAAGCAGGGGGAGATTCGCCACTCGAGCGACCTCGCCGAGACCGGCCGCATGGTCGACCTCTCGGCCGAGCAGTGCGTCTCCTGTCATGCCGCGGGAAAACCGCTCACCCATCTCGACGTCCCGCAGCGTTCGAGAACCTTCCGCACCGCCGAGGGCGAGCGCGTGCTCGGTGTCATCCTGCCGATCCGCAACGAGGCCTCCTGTTCGAGTGCCGCCTGTCATGCCCATCCGGTCGACCGGACGATCCTCGGTGTGCTCGACGTCCAGATGTCGCTCGCCAGTGTCGACGAGAGCCTCGCCACCTCCGAACGGCAGCTCTTTGCCGGCCTGATCGGCACGGTCGCCGCCTTGCTCGGCCTCACCTGGCTGCTCGTCTGGCGATTCGTGCTGCGCCCGGTCGGCGAGCTCACCGCCGCGGCCCCGCTGCTCGCCTCGGGCGACTTCTCCGCCCGCGTTCCCGACCGCTCGACCGACGAGCTCGGCGAGCTCGCCCGGGCGTGGAACCACATGGCCGTCCGGCTCGGCGCCGCCCACGCCGAGCTGAACGAATGGGGGCACCGGCTCGAGCAACGCGTCGACGACAAGACGCGCGAGCTCGCCGACGCCCATGCCCGGATGCTCCTCGTCGAGAAGATGGCGTCGCTCGGCAAGCTCGCCGCCATCGTCGCCCACGAGCTCAACAACCCGCTCGCCGGCATCGCCACCTACGCCCGCCTGCTGCGCCGGCGCCAGGCCGAAGCCGCAGCAGCAGCGGACGGCGAACCCGCCGCCGCCGCTCCGCAGGGCGCCGCCGACACCGAGCGGATCCTCAAGCTGGTCGAGGAGGAGGCGATGCGCTGCGGCAACATCGTGCGCAACCTCCTGCTCTTCAGCCGCACCCCCGGGGCACGCATCGCCCCCGAGGAGATCGCGCCGATCGTCGAGCGGGTGGCCATGCTCGTCCGTCACCAGTTCGAGTTGCAGGACGTCGAGCTTCGCCAGGAGCTCGCCCCTGGCCTGCCCCGCCTGCCCTGCGACGGAGCGCAGATGCAGCAGATGCTCCTCGCGCTGACGATGAACGCCCTCGAGGCCACGCCGGGCGGTGGCAAGGTGACGATCGCCGCCGACACGGTCGACGACCGGCTGCGTCTTCGCGTCTCCGACACCGGTCGCGGCATCGAGGCCGAGCACCTGCCGCACGTCTTCGAGCCCTTCTACACCACCAAGGAGAGCGGCGCCGGCGTCGGCCTCGGCCTCGCGGTCGTCTACGGCATCGTCGAGCGACACGGCGGGACGATCGACGTCGCCTCGACGCCGGGGGTCGGGACCACCTTCACCGCGTACCTGCCGCTCACCCGAAACACGCCGAGCGGCGATTCCGAGGCCACGGCATGA
- the hybB gene encoding Ni/Fe-hydrogenase cytochrome b subunit, giving the protein MRSTEPYRLTFWRAFFFLVLAAGLTVAVVRYTQGLGAVTNLNDNFPWGIWIGFDLLCGVGLAAGGFTLTAMVYLFNLKRFQPIVRPTVLTAFLGYALVIVALLLDLGRPWNIWHPIVMWNPRSVMFEVGWCVMLYTTVLLLELTGMIFERLKWERAVKIQHAATVPLVICGVLLSTLHQSSLGALYLIAKTKLYPLWYSAALPWIFWSSAIAAGLAMVIVESNLSARAFKRQLELPLLQEVARVLLVALGVTGVFRIYDLIHRHVLHLALQWTYEAAFFQLEILAGVILPFFLLAVPSWRIRPRVMYAASLLAVMGFVVNRLNVSVTGLETSAGQHYQPAWGEILISVLMVSVGFAAFALAVRYFRVFPEPEEGDHPSPAPDPVFRSRLASTNRVV; this is encoded by the coding sequence ATGCGCAGCACTGAGCCCTATCGCCTGACCTTCTGGCGGGCGTTCTTTTTTCTCGTCCTCGCGGCAGGACTGACCGTCGCCGTCGTCCGCTACACCCAGGGGCTCGGCGCGGTCACCAACCTGAACGACAACTTCCCCTGGGGTATCTGGATCGGCTTCGACCTGCTCTGCGGGGTCGGCCTGGCGGCCGGCGGCTTCACCCTCACCGCCATGGTCTACCTCTTCAACCTCAAGCGCTTCCAGCCGATCGTGCGGCCCACCGTGCTGACCGCCTTCCTCGGCTATGCGCTGGTCATCGTCGCCCTGCTGCTCGACCTCGGCCGGCCGTGGAACATCTGGCACCCGATCGTCATGTGGAACCCGCGCTCGGTGATGTTCGAGGTGGGCTGGTGCGTGATGCTCTACACGACGGTGCTGCTGCTCGAGCTCACCGGCATGATCTTCGAGCGCCTGAAGTGGGAGCGCGCCGTCAAGATCCAGCACGCCGCCACCGTGCCGCTGGTCATCTGCGGCGTCCTGCTTTCCACCCTCCACCAGTCGTCGCTCGGCGCCCTCTACCTGATCGCCAAGACGAAGCTCTACCCGCTCTGGTACTCCGCGGCGCTGCCGTGGATCTTCTGGAGCTCGGCGATCGCCGCCGGACTGGCGATGGTCATCGTCGAGTCGAACCTCTCGGCACGCGCCTTCAAGCGCCAGCTCGAGCTGCCGCTGCTGCAGGAGGTCGCGCGCGTCCTGCTCGTCGCCCTCGGCGTGACCGGCGTCTTCCGCATCTACGACCTGATTCATCGCCACGTGCTGCACCTGGCGCTCCAGTGGACCTACGAGGCCGCCTTCTTCCAGCTCGAGATCCTCGCCGGCGTGATCCTCCCCTTCTTCCTGCTCGCCGTGCCGAGCTGGCGGATCCGCCCGCGGGTGATGTACGCGGCCTCGCTGCTGGCGGTCATGGGCTTCGTGGTCAACCGCCTGAACGTCAGCGTCACCGGGCTCGAGACCTCCGCCGGGCAGCACTACCAGCCCGCCTGGGGCGAGATCCTGATTTCGGTCCTGATGGTCTCGGTCGGTTTCGCCGCCTTTGCCCTGGCAGTGCGATACTTCCGGGTGTTCCCGGAGCCGGAAGAGGGCGACCACCCGTCGCCCGCCCCGGATCCGGTCTTCCGATCGCGCCTCGCTTCGACGAACCGCGTGGTCTAA
- a CDS encoding 4Fe-4S dicluster domain-containing protein: MIQTRPNALLIDITRCVGCKACVGGCLEAHGMKGDPEKVTGLSSEALTALAERDGLYVRQLCRHCVDPACASVCPVVAFKKTELGPVVYDASRCMGCRYCMQACAFNVPKYEWFSANPRVIKCDMCASRQEAGKPTACAEVCPAEATVFGHRDELIAEAHRRIAENPGTYHPQVYGETELGGTSVLFLSPVPFEKLGFRTDLPAGALPELTAAALSKIPGIVSVGGAFLFGLYWLTHRKDEVARFEAAQHQATREESTHAQH, encoded by the coding sequence ATGATTCAGACTCGCCCGAACGCCCTGTTGATCGACATCACCCGCTGCGTGGGCTGCAAGGCCTGCGTCGGTGGGTGCCTCGAAGCCCACGGAATGAAGGGAGACCCGGAGAAGGTGACGGGTCTCTCGTCTGAAGCCCTCACCGCGCTTGCCGAACGCGACGGCCTCTATGTCCGCCAGCTCTGCCGGCACTGCGTCGACCCGGCGTGCGCCAGCGTCTGCCCCGTGGTGGCCTTCAAGAAGACCGAGCTCGGCCCGGTGGTCTACGACGCCAGCCGCTGCATGGGTTGCCGCTACTGCATGCAGGCCTGCGCCTTCAACGTGCCGAAGTACGAGTGGTTCTCCGCCAACCCGCGGGTGATCAAGTGTGACATGTGCGCCTCCCGCCAGGAAGCCGGCAAGCCGACGGCCTGCGCCGAGGTCTGCCCGGCGGAAGCGACGGTCTTCGGCCACCGCGACGAGCTGATCGCCGAGGCCCACCGCCGGATCGCCGAGAACCCCGGCACCTATCACCCGCAGGTCTACGGCGAGACGGAGCTGGGCGGCACCTCGGTGCTCTTCCTGTCGCCGGTGCCCTTCGAGAAGCTCGGCTTCCGCACCGACCTGCCGGCCGGCGCCCTGCCCGAGTTGACCGCCGCGGCCCTGTCGAAGATCCCCGGCATCGTCTCGGTGGGCGGGGCCTTCCTCTTCGGCCTCTACTGGCTGACCCATCGCAAGGACGAGGTCGCCCGCTTCGAAGCCGCCCAGCACCAAGCCACCCGCGAGGAGAGCACCCATGCGCAGCACTGA
- a CDS encoding glycine cleavage system protein H — MTVLLVLATFATFLTIDFIVRHREASRTPVIVLSGSEASIPPLAEPVWVAGYQVPDECRFHPGHTWARQISPEIALVGLDDFARQLLGRAEKMALPEIGSWVRQGAAALRLGQNGRTVDMVAPVEGEVVEINRAVAAEPHLATDDPFGRGWLFKVRTTELSRGMQNLLSGSLARRFMEDSRERMQHSLMALSGTVLADGGEPVADFAKHLPDEDWQRLVREFLLT; from the coding sequence ATGACCGTCCTGCTCGTTCTCGCAACTTTCGCCACGTTCCTCACGATCGACTTCATCGTGCGTCATCGGGAGGCGTCCCGTACTCCGGTCATCGTGCTTTCGGGCAGTGAAGCCTCGATCCCGCCGCTCGCCGAGCCCGTGTGGGTCGCCGGCTACCAAGTTCCCGACGAGTGCCGCTTCCACCCCGGCCACACCTGGGCTCGCCAGATCTCGCCCGAGATCGCCCTGGTCGGCCTCGACGACTTCGCCCGCCAGCTGCTCGGCCGCGCCGAGAAGATGGCGCTGCCGGAGATCGGCTCCTGGGTCCGTCAGGGCGCCGCGGCGCTCCGGCTCGGACAGAACGGTCGCACGGTCGACATGGTCGCCCCGGTCGAGGGTGAGGTGGTCGAGATCAACCGCGCCGTCGCCGCCGAGCCGCACCTGGCCACCGACGATCCGTTCGGCCGCGGCTGGCTCTTCAAGGTCCGGACCACCGAGCTCTCCCGTGGGATGCAGAACCTCCTCTCCGGTTCGCTCGCCCGCCGCTTCATGGAGGACTCGCGCGAACGGATGCAGCACTCCCTGATGGCGCTCTCGGGCACCGTCCTGGCCGACGGCGGCGAGCCGGTGGCCGACTTCGCCAAGCACCTGCCGGACGAGGACTGGCAGCGCCTGGTGCGCGAGTTCCTGCTGACCTAG
- a CDS encoding exopolysaccharide biosynthesis protein → MAAVLEACRAEAQERELTLGEVLDRFGEASYSFVCLLLALPFLQPISLGPLSTLGGLNFAALGWQLARGRQTPWVPERLRRAVLPPRVWSILLGVLLRLFRICHRFTRPRGQRWVSGRRGELVGGSLIALGGLLISIPLAGIPFNNLLPALVIVFVCIGELEGDGAMVWVALFWLVVSVAYLGFVAWALFFLGTEAFGWFGRFLGK, encoded by the coding sequence ATGGCAGCCGTCCTCGAGGCCTGCCGTGCCGAGGCGCAGGAACGGGAGCTGACGCTCGGCGAGGTGCTGGACCGGTTCGGCGAAGCGAGCTATTCGTTCGTCTGCCTGCTGCTCGCCCTGCCGTTCCTCCAGCCGATCTCGCTCGGGCCGCTCTCGACCCTCGGCGGGTTGAACTTCGCCGCGCTCGGCTGGCAGCTCGCCCGCGGGCGACAGACCCCCTGGGTCCCCGAGCGGCTGCGGCGAGCCGTCCTGCCGCCGAGGGTCTGGAGCATCCTGCTCGGCGTCCTGCTGCGGCTCTTCCGGATCTGTCACCGCTTCACCCGACCGCGCGGCCAGCGCTGGGTGAGCGGCCGCCGCGGCGAGTTGGTCGGCGGGTCGCTCATCGCGCTCGGCGGGCTGCTGATCTCGATCCCGCTCGCCGGGATTCCGTTCAACAATCTCCTGCCAGCACTGGTCATCGTCTTCGTCTGCATCGGCGAGCTCGAAGGAGACGGGGCGATGGTCTGGGTGGCGCTCTTCTGGCTGGTGGTGTCGGTCGCCTACCTCGGCTTCGTCGCCTGGGCGCTCTTTTTTCTCGGGACCGAGGCGTTCGGCTGGTTCGGAAGGTTCCTCGGCAAGTAG
- a CDS encoding TIGR00730 family Rossman fold protein translates to MSIHSVCVFCGSSPGANPAYRRAAQALGAAIARRGLTLAYGAGNVGLMAEVADAALTAGGEVIGVIPRHLLDLELAHQGLTRLEVVDTMHERKARLAELSDAFVAMPGGLGTLDELCEIATWAQLALHAKPIALLDVSAYWQPFLAFVDHAVAERFVRAEHREMLLVEGDPDALLDRLASQTSPALCKWLDRA, encoded by the coding sequence ATGTCGATCCACTCCGTCTGCGTCTTCTGCGGCTCCAGCCCCGGGGCCAACCCGGCCTATCGCCGGGCGGCCCAGGCACTCGGTGCCGCGATCGCCCGCCGTGGCCTGACGCTCGCCTACGGCGCCGGCAACGTCGGCCTGATGGCCGAGGTCGCCGACGCGGCGCTCACGGCAGGCGGCGAGGTGATCGGTGTCATCCCGCGGCATCTGCTCGACCTCGAGCTCGCCCACCAGGGGCTGACGCGCCTCGAGGTCGTCGACACCATGCACGAGCGCAAGGCGCGCCTCGCCGAGCTTTCCGACGCCTTCGTGGCGATGCCCGGCGGCCTCGGCACCCTCGACGAGCTCTGCGAGATCGCCACCTGGGCCCAGCTCGCGCTGCACGCCAAGCCGATCGCGCTGCTCGACGTCTCCGCCTACTGGCAGCCCTTCCTCGCCTTCGTCGACCACGCCGTCGCCGAGCGCTTCGTCCGCGCCGAGCACCGCGAGATGCTCCTCGTCGAGGGCGACCCCGACGCCCTCCTCGACCGCCTGGCGAGCCAGACCTCCCCTGCGCTCTGCAAGTGGCTCGACCGCGCCTGA
- a CDS encoding acyl-CoA thioesterase, with translation MAFRTPLVVRFGDCDPAGWVYYPRFFHYFHGAMEELFVAALGVSYPALVAQQGLGFPTVHAECDFRRPLRYGESAALEVTVDALGATSCTFGFRLFVADEEAPRAEARVVTVCIDLASTTKRAIPEPLRAALASQRRVEAE, from the coding sequence ATGGCGTTCCGTACCCCCCTCGTCGTGCGCTTCGGCGACTGCGATCCCGCCGGTTGGGTCTACTACCCGCGCTTCTTCCACTATTTCCATGGCGCGATGGAAGAGCTGTTCGTCGCGGCGCTTGGTGTGTCCTATCCGGCGCTCGTCGCGCAGCAAGGTCTGGGCTTTCCGACGGTCCACGCGGAGTGCGACTTCCGTCGCCCGCTGCGCTACGGCGAGTCGGCGGCGCTCGAGGTGACCGTCGACGCTCTCGGCGCGACCTCGTGCACCTTCGGTTTTCGGCTCTTCGTCGCCGACGAGGAGGCGCCGCGAGCCGAGGCACGCGTCGTCACGGTTTGCATCGACCTCGCCTCGACGACCAAGCGTGCCATCCCCGAGCCGTTGCGTGCTGCGCTCGCCTCTCAGCGTCGGGTCGAGGCGGAGTGA
- a CDS encoding DMT family transporter — protein sequence MRADGDREPPEAPAAIPSRRRALVLFALSSVCFGLMAFVAKLATATLGGGQVALLRFGMMLVPFAVAPSLARRAMRYERLDLLFYRGFFGGTAVLLYFLAIAHLPVAIATLLNYSSPIFSVLFARAFLGEPMPVRKVVPLVAALAGLALVMGERVGPGEWSRSGRWTAVGLLSAVLSGAAVTAIRAARRTESSWAVYGSFSLLGLVATAPVGIWEWRTPSAVAVGWIVLVGASSIAAQLLMTYAFRWVDNLQAGVFAPLAPLIAAALGVVLLGERLTPVELAGGALALGGVAATVVAGHGATAPESE from the coding sequence GTGAGAGCGGACGGCGATCGAGAGCCGCCCGAGGCTCCTGCCGCGATCCCCTCCCGGCGGCGGGCGCTCGTCCTCTTCGCGCTGTCGTCGGTCTGTTTCGGGCTGATGGCTTTCGTCGCCAAGCTTGCCACCGCGACCCTCGGTGGCGGCCAGGTGGCGCTGCTGCGCTTCGGGATGATGCTGGTGCCGTTCGCCGTGGCGCCGTCCCTCGCCCGGCGCGCGATGCGCTACGAGCGGCTGGACCTGCTCTTCTACCGCGGCTTCTTCGGCGGCACGGCGGTGCTCCTCTACTTCCTGGCGATCGCCCACCTGCCGGTGGCGATCGCCACGCTGCTCAACTACTCCTCGCCGATCTTCAGCGTGCTCTTCGCCCGCGCCTTCCTCGGCGAGCCGATGCCGGTCCGCAAGGTTGTTCCGCTGGTCGCCGCACTCGCCGGCCTGGCGCTCGTGATGGGCGAGCGGGTGGGACCCGGCGAGTGGTCCCGCTCCGGCAGGTGGACGGCCGTCGGCCTGCTCTCGGCAGTGCTTTCCGGGGCGGCGGTGACGGCGATCCGCGCCGCGCGCCGCACCGAGAGCTCGTGGGCCGTTTACGGCAGCTTCAGCCTGCTCGGTCTGGTCGCGACCGCGCCGGTGGGAATCTGGGAGTGGCGCACGCCGTCGGCGGTGGCCGTCGGGTGGATCGTGCTCGTCGGCGCCTCGTCGATCGCCGCCCAGCTGCTGATGACCTACGCCTTCCGCTGGGTCGACAACCTGCAGGCGGGAGTCTTCGCCCCGCTGGCGCCGTTGATCGCCGCGGCGCTCGGCGTGGTGCTGCTCGGCGAGCGCCTGACGCCGGTCGAGCTCGCCGGCGGAGCGCTGGCGCTGGGCGGGGTTGCCGCCACGGTGGTGGCGGGGCACGGAGCAACGGCGCCGGAGAGCGAGTGA
- a CDS encoding EamA family transporter: MTYPGELAALAAALCWAATGLFFTEAARRIGATAVNLLRLPIAWVLLSTAIVASGTSLASLDGGRVLLLALSGLLGLTLGDLALFAALVRIGPRLSSLLMALAPAFATLAGLAILGERPTLRALAGMATTLGGVAWVVGERTPGTPSAPGRGRAVALAVVAAACQGVGLVLAKRGMAGEVPPLAATWVRMGVATLGMGALALGSGRLAGFSLSDLLRRAARPVLGGAVFGPFVGVWLSLVAARYADVAVAATLMATTPVLIIPLLVWHEGYRPTWRAVLGASVTVVGVALLFWKK, encoded by the coding sequence ATGACCTACCCAGGTGAGCTTGCCGCGTTGGCCGCGGCCCTCTGCTGGGCGGCGACCGGCCTGTTCTTTACCGAAGCGGCGCGCCGGATCGGTGCGACGGCGGTCAACCTCCTGCGTCTGCCGATCGCCTGGGTTCTGCTGTCGACGGCCATCGTGGCGAGCGGCACCTCGCTCGCCTCGCTCGACGGCGGGCGGGTGTTGCTCCTCGCCCTCTCGGGGCTCCTCGGGCTGACGCTCGGCGACCTCGCGCTGTTCGCGGCGCTGGTGCGCATCGGGCCGCGGCTCTCGTCGCTGCTCATGGCCCTGGCGCCGGCGTTCGCGACCCTGGCCGGGTTGGCGATCCTCGGCGAGCGACCGACGCTCCGCGCGCTCGCCGGAATGGCGACGACCCTCGGTGGCGTGGCCTGGGTGGTCGGCGAGCGGACGCCGGGGACGCCGTCCGCGCCGGGACGCGGCCGCGCGGTGGCGCTCGCCGTCGTCGCGGCCGCCTGCCAGGGAGTGGGGCTGGTGCTCGCCAAGCGGGGGATGGCCGGCGAAGTCCCCCCGCTCGCCGCCACGTGGGTGCGCATGGGCGTGGCGACGCTCGGCATGGGGGCGCTCGCGCTCGGCTCCGGCCGCCTGGCCGGCTTCTCGCTCTCCGACCTGCTTCGCCGTGCGGCGCGCCCGGTGCTGGGTGGCGCGGTGTTCGGACCGTTCGTCGGCGTCTGGCTGTCGCTCGTCGCGGCGCGCTACGCCGACGTCGCCGTCGCCGCGACCTTGATGGCCACCACGCCGGTGCTCATCATCCCCCTGCTCGTCTGGCACGAGGGCTATCGGCCGACCTGGCGGGCGGTCCTCGGGGCGAGCGTCACCGTGGTCGGAGTCGCCCTGCTCTTCTGGAAGAAGTAG
- a CDS encoding 4-deoxy-4-formamido-L-arabinose-phosphoundecaprenol deformylase, with translation MSAGSRVTAARPLGLRIDVDTYEGMKSGVPRLLATLGEHGVRGTFYLSFGPDRAGLAVLNLLRPGFLAKMLRTRAPSVYGPRTMLSGTLLPARDIAVALPAVALAVRAAGHEVGVHAWDHRRWQDRLPRFDRATVGAELDRAFDAFVEVFGDPPRTFAAPAWLSNDLSLLHQEGYGLVYASDCRGTEPFQPRVGGEPLATPQVPTTLPTLDEALGDTHRDAASYFDTMIDAAAEQRWPSLTIHAELEGGPYAADFSRFLARAAERGLDVLPLADLLTARRADPAPLPICPLRHAPVPGRHGVLATQGEADTTNRG, from the coding sequence ATGAGCGCCGGCAGTCGCGTGACGGCGGCGCGTCCGCTCGGCCTGCGCATCGACGTCGACACCTACGAGGGGATGAAGTCGGGCGTCCCGCGGTTGCTCGCCACGCTCGGCGAGCACGGCGTGCGGGGGACCTTCTATCTCTCCTTCGGGCCCGACCGGGCCGGGCTCGCCGTGCTCAACCTGCTGCGTCCCGGTTTCCTCGCGAAGATGCTGCGCACGCGCGCGCCGTCGGTCTACGGACCGCGGACGATGCTCTCCGGCACGCTCCTGCCGGCTCGCGACATCGCCGTCGCCCTGCCGGCCGTGGCCCTCGCCGTGCGTGCAGCCGGACACGAAGTCGGCGTCCACGCCTGGGACCACCGCCGCTGGCAGGACCGGCTGCCGCGCTTCGATCGCGCGACGGTCGGCGCCGAGCTCGACCGCGCCTTCGACGCCTTCGTCGAGGTCTTCGGCGATCCGCCGCGCACCTTCGCGGCGCCGGCCTGGCTGTCGAACGACCTGAGCCTGCTGCACCAGGAAGGCTACGGCCTGGTCTACGCCAGCGACTGCCGGGGCACCGAGCCGTTCCAGCCGCGAGTCGGCGGCGAGCCGCTCGCCACGCCGCAGGTGCCGACGACCCTCCCGACCCTCGACGAGGCGCTCGGCGACACCCACCGCGATGCGGCCTCCTACTTCGACACGATGATCGACGCGGCCGCCGAGCAGCGCTGGCCGTCGCTGACCATTCACGCCGAGCTCGAGGGGGGACCGTACGCTGCCGACTTCTCCCGCTTCTTGGCGCGAGCGGCCGAGCGCGGCCTCGACGTCCTGCCGCTCGCCGACCTGCTGACGGCTCGCCGAGCCGATCCGGCGCCGTTGCCGATCTGCCCGCTTCGCCATGCACCGGTCCCGGGTCGGCACGGCGTGCTGGCGACCCAGGGTGAGGCGGACACGACGAATCGCGGCTGA
- a CDS encoding bifunctional UDP-4-keto-pentose/UDP-xylose synthase, translated as MKVLILGVNGFIGNALVRRILTTTDWEAYGMDLSANKLEHSLDHPRFHFLEGDITINREWIEYHVKKCDVVLPLVAIATPATYVKDPLRVFELDFEENLKVVRLCVKYRKRLVFPSTSEVYGMCGDAEFDEDSSPLVLGPIGKSRWIYSCSKQLMDRVIAAYGQQQGLQYTLFRPFNWVGPKLDDIDAAKEGSSRVVTQFVIDLFRGRPIQLVDRGEQRRAFTYVEDGIEALMRILENPGGAADGQIFNVGNPDNECSIAELAERLVVLFEKRRARIPDYRPPQIEKVDAEAYYGRGYQDILTRKPSIAKARRLLGWEPKVTLDDALAHTVDAFLEDWIRSEAAAAPSAGD; from the coding sequence TCATCCTCGGCGTCAACGGCTTCATCGGCAACGCGCTGGTGCGCCGCATCCTCACGACCACCGACTGGGAGGCCTACGGCATGGACCTCTCGGCGAACAAGCTCGAGCATTCGCTCGACCACCCGCGCTTCCACTTCCTCGAAGGCGACATCACCATCAACCGCGAGTGGATCGAGTACCACGTCAAGAAGTGCGACGTGGTCCTGCCCCTCGTGGCGATCGCCACGCCGGCGACCTATGTCAAGGACCCGCTGCGCGTCTTCGAGCTCGATTTCGAGGAGAACCTCAAGGTCGTCCGTCTCTGCGTCAAGTACCGCAAGCGGCTGGTCTTCCCGTCGACCTCCGAGGTCTACGGCATGTGCGGCGACGCCGAGTTCGACGAGGACTCGAGCCCGCTGGTGCTCGGGCCGATCGGCAAGTCGCGCTGGATCTACTCCTGCTCCAAGCAGCTCATGGACCGGGTCATCGCCGCCTACGGCCAGCAGCAGGGCCTGCAGTACACGCTCTTCCGGCCGTTCAACTGGGTCGGCCCGAAGCTCGACGACATCGACGCGGCCAAAGAGGGTTCCTCCCGGGTGGTGACGCAGTTCGTCATCGACCTCTTCCGCGGCCGGCCGATCCAGCTCGTCGATCGCGGCGAACAGCGCCGGGCGTTCACCTACGTCGAGGACGGGATCGAGGCGTTGATGCGCATTCTCGAGAATCCGGGCGGTGCGGCCGACGGGCAGATCTTCAACGTCGGCAACCCGGACAACGAGTGCTCGATCGCCGAGCTCGCCGAGCGCCTGGTGGTCCTCTTCGAGAAACGGCGCGCGCGGATCCCCGACTACCGGCCGCCGCAGATCGAGAAGGTCGACGCCGAGGCCTACTACGGACGTGGCTATCAGGACATCCTCACGCGCAAGCCGTCGATCGCCAAGGCTCGCCGTCTGCTCGGCTGGGAGCCGAAGGTCACGCTCGACGACGCGCTCGCCCACACCGTCGACGCCTTCCTCGAGGACTGGATCCGCTCCGAAGCCGCCGCGGCGCCGTCGGCGGGCGACTGA